The Hydra vulgaris chromosome 14, alternate assembly HydraT2T_AEP genome includes the window CAATTCGACATAATTTACATTTGCCTGTAAAttcgttttctttttgttgccagtttttaaattgcttttgaGTTAACcatttgttattaaatgaagtaaaatattttttctgtttcttcGGAACGCTTTCCTGATCTGAATCTGACATTATATGGTTTTAtctataatttcaaataaaattaatttgtaaatttcaaataaattataatatgcACAGTGAGACAAAATGAAATCCATacatctaaattaaaatataatataaagacgTATAATTCCTATGTATCAGGTAACCAAAAAAGTTTGTGCGGTTTTTccgtatataataaaaacacacaaaacGACAAAAGTAAGTACATTTATTCATCAAAATAGTCACCATTAGCATCTAAAACCTTTTCCCAACGTAAAACAAGCTTATTTATTCCACTTCTAAAAAATTCTCGGTCCTTTGAGTCTATAAAAGCTTTCAACTCCATTTCAACCGCGTCCTGGTTACGGAACTGCTGTCCTTTTAAATGATTTCCCAGGGAAAGGAAAAAATGGAAATCAGTAGGGGAGAGGTCTGGCGAGTATGGTGGATGAGGCAAACTCTCCCAACCAAGGCTTTGGAGCTTGTCCTGAGTCACGCGAGCGGTGTGCGGTCTCGCGTTGTCGTGGAGAAGCAGAACTCCTCTCCTGTGCACCAGTGCAGGCTGCTTTACAAGCAACAGGTCGTGAACTCGTTGCAGCTGTGCTGAGTAGACCAGTCCAGTAATGGTTTGGCCTGTTGGGAGCAGCTTGTAATGCACCACACCAGCTGTAGTCCACCAAATGCAGAGCAAAACCTTCCGCTCGTGGAGATTGGGCTTGGGTGTCTTTGGGATGGGGTCATCGGGGGACAACCAATGGTAGCAACGCTTGGTATTGTTGTACACAATCCATTTTTTGTCGCATGTCAATAAACGATCAAGAAAAGGCTCAAAATTGTGGCGTGATAAGAGTGATGTGCAGATCGTAAGCCGTTGCTTCTTGTTGTCGATCGACAATTTGTGCGGAACCCACCGACTCAGCTTCCACGCTTTCCCAATCGCATGCAGATGCAGGCGGATGGTTTCAACACTCACAGCAAACCTCACTGCAAGTTCTTGGCAAGTTTGGCTGGAGTCAGACTCGACAGCGTCCTTCAGTTCATCCTCATCAACCAACAATGGGCGTCCAGAACGCGGCAGGTCTTCGATGGACTCATCTCCCGAAGAGAATCGCTGAAACCACTTCTGTGCTGTGCGTTCACTTACTGTACCTTCTCCAAATGCTGTGCAGATGTTTTTGGCCGCTTGTGTTGCATTCCTTCCAAGTTTGAACTCGTAAAGTAAGCAAGATTGAATAATCGTTGGTTGGGTTGCCATCCTTTCTTTACACAAAACCTTTCCTGTAAGCTCGTTACAAGCCTACACTATATATGCAGCAGCTGCGCGTGACACACGCGTTCTATTATGCAACAAAGCTACTTGCCTTGTGCGATGTGGGTGTtgtaaaaaatgctaaaaacaaTTCAATTACCAAAAACGGCACAAACTTTTTTGGTTACctaataaatcaatattatttttaaaaaattcatttataaagcttctaatatatgtatatataatgtatataataaatgtatgtaatatatgtatatgtaacaTGTATATTAATACGtaatgtataaatttaaaaaaaaaaacttcaaactggagtaaaaagttaattactcaacaaaataaaatgacaaaGTGAAAACCATATACCtcaataaaaatgcatttctaGCTACAAGACAATAAAAATACCCATTTTATATTGAATGGGCATTAGCAGGGTCGATATTATTATTTcagaaaagaatttttgaaaaaagtccCTGCTCAACTGATAGTCCAAAAATATTGCCcatatttaataatcttaagaATATGCCAAATTGTATTCTAACGGAAAAtagttttgaatttgaaaaaacccggagaattttattgaaaaccCGGAGCCCGGAGAAACGTCGCCAAACCCGGATTCTCCTGGTCAAAATACCTATGTCGGCAACCCTAGACTCCTCCCTAAATCTAAGATTTGCACCAAGACATTTAGCATTCACTATTTTCCAAAAATCTATAATCAACTCCAAAAAAGTAATAGTACCCTTGACACTTTCTTGGTCTATTTTAGGATGAGTTTTTAAAGCTGCAACTGTCTCTTCATTGAATACTTGTAAATAAGTGCTTACTTTTTGTCGTTCTATCGGTTTAGGATTTATTCATGTTTTAGTCAACTtagataactttaataattggtTTTTTTCAAGTGTATATAAGTTAGCTAAATCTCTCCAATTTGCGATATGAgatatttcattataaataaactgcAACTGACCTAATTTTTCTGTCAATCAATTATTTCTTATGCACTTCAAAAGATGGACATAGCCATATAAAATACAAGTTCCATTTTAACATAACCAAAGTTTTCCATCTACtgttttgaatttagaaaaaaagctttGGTTAACTTTATTACCATCAGTAATAATTGCAACTACTTTACCATTACATATAGAACTTTCTATGGTGTCGACAATTAATTTGCATTGGTCTAGTTGGAAATCTGATGTTAGATTGCTAACTGGTAAAACTCTTGGTAAAAATTCAGGTTTACCGTAAAGACTTTTGATCATAAATGAAAGTACTGTGGTAGCTAATTTCTCTGGATAATTAACAGCTTTTCCAAAAATAATTCCACTTTAATATAATACAGCAGcttttacataaactttatctatcaataaaacacaatttctttttttttcttcaaggtTTATATCAGGAGAATATACAGTAAAAATAACAGAATGATCTCCCATTACATTTAGATGTTCAAATAGTATTTGGGTTTTATGATCCTCATCTTCAACTTTTAGGTATCTAAGAGCTTCATTTAAAGCTGATTTTGTATTAAATGAAGTTATTCTGTTTTTCGAAAGAGTTTTAACAGTACATTTTGAACCATAATGAAATGCTTCAAACATTAAACTTTGATTAACTATCAGcgaaaatagtataaaaatagaattgttTTGCTTGTAAGTAATTCATTTTCAgtagtttttctttaaattttaaattatcaattattttatactctttcaattcatcttttttctctttttgaaaaagaagataaagtttttcttatttttggtgGTGGAGAGGATACACGACTTTTAGAGATATTTGGAAACTCTGATGGAGGACTAGTTGGTCTCAATTTCCCACGATATAAAGTAAACTCAGCATGATCTGGCCAATGCAATTTACAAACGACGCTATATTTTGTTAAAGTCCAATGTGAGCGAGGGATATTCATAAACCACTTGTTTTTTTCAGATACTTCACAAGGAAATTCGtttatagatattttacaaTCTGAAGACTTATAATTTGAGCAATAGTTTGGTACGCAGCATTTTAAAGGcatcataaattatttattttaaatttctttgaaaacagctatcaatattttacaactttaaacagCTTATATAAAACCGGCTTTCAGTCAAGAAAATTTCCGCCCGGTGTCGAGGCCTTCTATTAAGAAGGCCCTGCACAGTGGgccaaaatcattattagccggacaaaagtaataacttttaaaatatttatcagattTTTCCCACAATTACCAGCTTGAGTATATTtcttataacaaatttaatggcaccattagattgtttattttgttgctatggatacctataTTTCATAGCAACAGAGCATTTTGCATAGTTACCTAAATTAAAAGATCTtcttaaaatgtcaaatttgtAAACTAAACTGATACTATGCTACAATCctattttatgtatttgaatggtaacacaaacaaaaaattactaatttttagtGTTGCTATGCAGTTTTGGGCTCTTAGAAACCAGTTGgtgatttattttgaaattttttcttaattcaaaatttctttaaaaaatgaaatgaaaacttttaaagcaaTCTTAACTCTAAGGGTTTATAGGaacagttaattaaattttaactgtgTAGCTCAGGTATCCttagcaaccaaataaaaattaacaagtttTCATACAATTagagcaacaaaaaattttataacgaatatataagaaaacaaacaaacttttatattcacaagaaacatatttttacataacatacattattttattatataaataataaatactaataaagtaaacactttattagtatttactatttatatatatttatacatcttGAACACcaacaaaaatcaaaactatgcCAATGCAATTGACACTTAGTCAAAAATTGGAACCTCTTTAAGAAGATCAAAAACTCCATTTGAAAGAGGGCTTTACTTAGGATGATGGGGTTTTCTCAAACTACTTATCAAAGGCTCAGAAGAACACTtaagcaattaaaaactttaattaaatatctGTGCTTTTATGTTTGTAGAACTAAATTAAATTGCGCATTACctctttatcattattaatcaTTGGAGATGTTATTTTAAGGAAATCTGAAACAAATTCTGCATAAAACATTCCTTTGAATAATATGGCATggtcaatttctaaaaaattgatttcaattaaaatgtTTCGTAATTTGTAAATcacttttgttataaattgaaaaacgCGCTAAAAGATTCTAAACCACTTctcattgaaatttaaaataatagattaaTGAGAGTGacatttaagaaaatatttatacttccaattaatttaaaattaaaatgattaatatttttgttacataataacttttattttgtttttatttagttgccttaataaatctttatttaatttggaACGCGAAAATGATTcacaaaatttctttaagtttttattttgagcttCTTGTGCCTCTTCACTGAGCATGCCAATAGGCAAAGCCATTTTCTCTACAACTTGCTAATCATGGATAAGAATGTGATGCAGACTCTATGGCATATGATACCAgagaaaaagttttacataCTTCTCAGCTGTTTTGTAGCAGTATTCTCTAAATAGTGAAGAGTCAATTAGAAAGTTAGACGACAATATACACAAAATAACATGCAACATCTTTATCATACTGACATCAAGTTCAAGAATTTGAGCAGACTTCTCTGCATTCTGAAAAAATCTTCTAGTAATGTTTCCATCATTTGAAGACTCACAGACACCAGACTTTGGCATATCAATTACCAGTCCAACTTCATCACGAAACCTTATCtggattttttgcttttttgatttttcagatTTAGTCCTTCAAGCCCACTTTTTCACTGtcaatttataactaattttaagaaGACATTCCATGCTTTTAATCCAAGCATGGAGAGTTGCAAGACCGAAGCAGAGACTTATCTTTGTCAATGGCATATTTTTAGCTGTATTAagatcatttattttttggacTGCATCCACAAACAGAACAACACTTAGAAGATATAGTTGCTGTATATAATGCTGTAGCAACTTTGCCGTTTACCATCGTTATGAAGTATTGTTTAGTTTTCACAAAATGTTAATAAACTGATTCTCTTGTTTCAAAACTTCAAtcgtttcttttttaaataaaaatcttattggTCTGCAATATAAAGTTGAAGATGGGTGTGGATTAaaccaaattattatttttttatcattaatgtaTCCAAACAGCCGAAGTTGAACAAAAcgagaaataaataaactagcttctttttaaagatttctgttttctttttcaacTGTTACCTGATTGTAAATCAGGTTACGGTTTACCTTTGGCTGTTGATCCATCAAACCCACCTTTAGAATATAATGTTAGTCTTTCAAGATCATTTATTGAACCAATAACTTGCTTCTGCAACTGTATTAGGCGTATTGCTGTATGATCAACTAATgcttgaaaatttatttctgcagaaaaattattaacaatccATGATGTTTTTTCAGGAAGGCATTGTTCTTTAGCAACACAAACATCATTGTAAGTAGGATAGAGATAGACTAGTAACTAAGTAGGATAGAGATTACAACCTTTGCTCACAGCTTTATTTTTCAAGCGTTGGTATCTAGATTTGCTCATATCATTAACTAATATGAGCGCTAGAGCTTCATATGGAGTGTTTTGAGTATGTTCTGAATAAGAAGGTTGCTTTAAGGATAAACTTCGAACTACTTTTGCATCCTTTTTTCTGCcatctttaaaaagattacaacTACTAGCATATAACAGTTCATTTGATGAACTTGTTAACAAGTCGCTGCTACTTTACGACTCATTGTCTTATTTGATGAATCTTCAAATGATTTTACAGGTCGACCACTAACTATAGATTCAGTTTTACTATCCTGATTTTTGAATGATTTAATAGTCTTTTTGAAGCCATACTGAATtgtttcataaagttttcatCAATTCTTTTACTTAAAGACCAACGTTTACAATACTTTGacaaaaaagttacaaactGAGCATCAAATTTAGAACAGTATTCacgaataaaattataaacatcaaGTTTGTCTTTTTCATTAGACATAGATAAACCCCACAATATATGTATAAGTGATAAAGGCAAAATAGAGCACAAATTTCCCTTGTTGtcttatcaaaaaaagtttcataaaaaagtacaattgcTACCAAAAATTATATccaaaactgatttaaaattttttttaaactgtttttctttgtaaactttatatactAACAATTATTCgataagtttataaaacatttaaccaATATACcacaaatttattatacagttttgcttttttaaaaactacattttctcACTTTATCGCCTTTTTTGtgtgaaaaaattttacttgaaattaatttttgttgaaaatatttttttaattccatttattttaatcatttttgagGTCTTCAATGTATCtaattaaaaacagtttaaaaaaatttcagttttcagacatgaatttttttagttttgtccaTCTATTGGTCCACTGTGCACTGgttgtaattaaaatgtaaaatgtaattaagagttttttagtttcttatatttactttttgttttctttttcgttttttttttgatttcctttttttttaagtttgttgtTATTTACTCTTAAGTTTTTcagcgcaaaaaaaaaaaaaaaaaattaaaatgccgttgtcaaattgtaaaaataaaataatataagcgTAGCCAAATGACGTGCGATCATACGCCTTCCTAGTGAGACACTGTgcggtattttttatttgtcaaattaaattaatgggTAGCACCAACAAAAAAGCTTAATTGTATAACTTCTCAATCAGGATTCCATGACTATCTGATTAATAAAAACTCCCTGACTTTTTCTACGTTTTCCATGACTTTAGCCAAAATTAATTTTCCAGGTACAATACGAACTCTGTTgatcaacattttaaaatcttgcaatttcttgttttaattttaattaagatcAGTAAGTTTAATAGGATATAATTATTCTTTGTATACTTAAGTTATGATAAACACATTTAGAGAagaaacataatttaaaaaacattaaaaaatatgttaaacttcttgaaaatttaaaacaaggttttttattaaagcaattaaaaatttttactaaagcaattaaaatgttacacacacacacacacacacacacacacacacacacacacacacacacacacacacacacacacacacacacacacacacaaactcTAAACGAGTCGTTAGGTGGCATTAGGGTGGCAAGACAATTTTTGATTTCATATTCCATGACTTACCGatgtaaatttaacaaatgtAGTAGTAAAAAGGCAACAAATAAAACTACCCTAAAAATAGAAGTTTACTTAAAAActgtttactttaaattaatcaacatttttaaacaaaaaaatgaaatatgaaaaaaaaaaaatcactgatTTTTAGTCTccagtaagtaaaaaaaaattttgttattttgttattgaatCCATCAAAATTTTTCCatgactttttcaaaatttaataaatactctgactttttaacatagtttaaaatttCCTTAACTTTTCCAAGTTGCTGGCCATCCTGAAAATGCTTCCCAGAACAGCTATTAAAAGCAATGCTTTTATAACCAATTAATCTTTTCATAACGTTGtgcaaaaaatcaaaagcaaaattttgccGACTTGACGTTGACTAAGTTCCGCATTCGTGTGCCGACCTAAAATCCTTCGGATATCGCGGACTGCAAtactatatagttttataaaaaaagcatgtagttaataataataataataataatatatatatatatatatatatatatatatatatatatatatatatatatatatatatatatatatatatatatatatatatatatatatatatatacagggccggatTTAGGGGTGGGCATTGTGGGCATTTGCCCAGGGGCCTCCACATAAAATCGTAATAGAATTTTTATGCATGTTTTTTGTGGTTTGTGGAGTTAAAGTACGTATCAATGACAATAAAGTAATGTAATTATAGTAAAGTAACAGCACCTAAAATTACATACCAACCATACAAATTTTTTGGCACATACTGTGATAAACTGTAtaacaaaagtaatatatttatcaaaataaaatattatatgagaccgaaaaaatattattttgtttaaataaatcatctttTGTTTATATTCAACTTATATATTAGATTCAAAgtttgaatataatatataaatatgtgaaaTTGAAACTAGTTGTTTGAATTTCAACATTCAAAGccttatttaaatgttaactgTATGCAATCTtcagattataatttaaaactattcaaataattctcatatatttgtaattttaattcatattcAGTTTTAATATCATATTGAGTTCTTGACTTCCATTCAAGGCAAAGTCTCTATGATATTATCTATCACCAATCACtatgttttaacaataatataaacttatttgtttataacacTACAATCGCTCACTCTTATCGAGTCAGTTAGGAGGCTTAATATTGGGACTATGAAGAAACGCTATGTGCCGAAATACAAAAGTATGATTGTCTTATTTTAACCAGTTAAGTATTCTCATACGACGGTCGTGTTTAAACTGGCCGTTGATTacatctaaaatttctttttctgttGATTCTTTAGCCGCATGGTCGCTGCAAAACTTCgtaagtttattataataattaagttgtttgttttaacatttagtttaataacagaattaagttgtttgttttaaCATTAAGTTTAATATAAGAATTCAGTTTAAGATTAGGATTAGGGCATAatcaacttatttttattttaaaagatttgtttttaatactttacctaacgcatttgtttttaatactaaCCCTAACgcattaataatttagatcaaGACATGTGTTTAATTTGGTTGAATAATGGCTCTTatcataaataaacattataaaataagtttaataataaactttgtaaaaCATATTATTGAATGAGATATTAACAAAAGCATTTGTTGTTTTGCCGTTATACTTCCAAGCCTTCCTTTCCCAATTTTATTAATCATTCAGATGCAATATtgctattttatgttttttttataatataatgtattttttagaataaataatagttaaatatgcttttgatttttgtaatatttattttaatttatatttagataaactTAATGGACACTGACAGACACAAAGGTCCACGACATTTTCAAAGTGGTGCTGCAAAAAGGAAAGCATTAAAGGATCGTTCTGAACGAGAGGCTCGAGAATTGAACAAAACACCTCGAATTACTAAATTCTTAATTGGTCAATCAGCTACAGAAAATGAGACACCAGCTTCATCATGCAGTATGTCTATTGCTTACAAAAATCCCGAGGACAGCCAGAATGTTGAGAAAACAGACATTGCTCTAGAGCAAGAATTACCGGAATGTCAAGGCAGTCAAGTGAATATACAAGCTGATGACATCAGCCGGTGGCCAGAAAAATCACAGCAGAATTCATCAATTACTGGGCTGGCAGAGGCCCTATGGATCTCTACCACAGTGATGTCAAGTCTTTGAATGATAAATCAGCAATCCAGAAAGCTGCAAACAGCGTCAGTCGTAAATGTACACCAACAATGTTTCAGTAATCGAATCGCAATGGAGAAGTTGTAAAACGTTCTTGGTTTTGCTTTTCTTCGGCAAATGGtcatttttactgttttttctGTAAGTTAATGGGTACTGTGAGATCCCAATTTACACACGATGGTTTCTGTGATTGGAAACATGCTACGGATCGACTCAGTTCACATGAGCAATCCAAAGATCATATTGAAGCTGTTTGGAAAACAGCAAGTCGTGCTAAAAAAGCTGGACCTATAGACTCTGAACTTGCCCATGAAATGGATCGACATGAACATTATTGGCGCAGTCTGCTTAAACGACTAATCAGTGTGCTTAAGTTTGTATGTAAACGAGGCCTCGCTCTTCGTGGAGATAATGAAACGATTGGATTGCCTAACAATGGCAATTGTTTAGGGTTACTAGAACTTTTGACAGAATACGATGATTTCTTAGGACAACACATAAAAAACCTTGCCAGTCGTGGTTCTGGTCATACAAACTATTTGTCATCTACTGTCTGTGAAGAATTGTTAGACTAATGGGCAATCGAGTTTTAAACGAAATCATTTCACGCTTAAAATTGTTGAAATGCTATTCAGTGTCTCTTGATTCTACTGCTGATGAAGGTCATGTTGATCAACCTACTCTAGTATTCAGATATATGGAACAAGATAGACCAGTTGAAAGATTCGTAAACGAATACGTTTTTGCCTTGATTCGGCAAAAACGTATTCGTTTTTGGCGAATCAAGGACACAAAGTGGAACAAATGTTTCGTGGGTTAATGAATTTCCTTGAAGACCATGAAATTGACATTCAGAATTGTCGTGTGCAATCTTACGATAACGCTTCAACTATGAGTTGGAGATACAATGCCCTTCAAGCTAAAGTGTCAGCTGTAAATCATCACGCATCTTGGATACCCTGTACTGGACATTCACTAAATCTAGTTGGAGTAACAGCGAGCGAATGCTGTGCTTCAGCAGTAGCATTTTTTGTGGAAAAAGTGTGGAAATTGATTGGGTGCATGTACCGAAAAGGGTGTCTACAACACGATGGTCCTGTCGATCCGATATATTTTGAAGTGTATTGCAATCCGAACGCAATACACTTCAAAATATATCGGATAATGAAAATGAAACACCTAAAGGCTTAGGTTTCTAACTTTGATGAGTAATGAATATGATATTCTCAGAGAGACTTTAACCAATTGATTTAAGACTTCGCAAAAATGAAGTCTTGTAAAGTGCTGGGCTTGTAATTATAATTTCGATTCATCTGTTTCCCTTCTCCAGATATCTTCGACTTTACGTGTTAATTGTGTTTAACTATTTTCTTGTTTATTagtgaaatataaatatttctgtTGTGCATGTACAGTTCCTAATATAATCACATTATTATGAATAAGA containing:
- the LOC136091049 gene encoding histone-lysine N-methyltransferase SETMAR-like, giving the protein MATQPTIIQSCLLYEFKLGRNATQAAKNICTAFGEGTVSERTAQKWFQRFSSGDESIEDLPRSGRPLLVDEDELKDAVESDSSQTCQELAVRFAVSVETIRLHLHAIGKAWKLSRWVPHKLSIDNKKQRLTICTSLLSRHNFEPFLDRLLTCDKKWIVYNNTKRCYHWLSPDDPIPKTPKPNLHERKVLLCIWWTTAGVVHYKLLPTGQTITGLVYSAQLQRVHDLLLVKQPALVHRRGVLLLHDNARPHTARVTQDKLQSLGWESLPHPPYSPDLSPTDFHFFLSLGNHLKGQQFRNQDAVEMELKAFIDSKDREFFRSGINKLVLRWEKVLDANGDYFDE